GTGGATGGTGACCTCGCCGACCGCCGGACCCTGCCCGGCCTCGGGCATCTCGTTCGCCCAGAGGCCGAATCCGGACTTCGCGTCGAAGGCGTCTCCGCTCTTCCTCGCCCCGGTGATGGTGATGTCCCGCAGGATGGTGTCCTTGATCGGGTTGACCGGCTGGCCGCCCACGTACTGGGTCTGGAACATGATGCCGCTGTACGTCGGATCGACGATGTCGACGTTGTTGATCCGGATCCCCTGGAAGACCTTCGAGGCGGAGAAGATCCAGATGCCGGGGAAGGTCTGCGCGCCCCAGAAGTGGCCGCCGGACCGGACGATCGAGATGTTCTCGAAGGTCGTCGGATCGGTCCCGAACCCGTTCATCGGGTACCCGAAGTCCAGCGAGCTGATCGTGATGCCCGAGTAGACGAGGGTGTCGGCGATGTGGATGTTGCGGAAGGTGTTGTTGAAGCCGCCGTAGACGGCCACGCCCGCCGCACGCCAGGTCAGGATGGTGGTCAGGTTCTCGTAGACGTTGTTCTTCATGTCCGCGCCGCCCGCGTCGATCGCGGAGAACAGCGCGAAGCTGTCGTCACCGGTGGCCCGCGCCTCGTTGTTGGTCACGAGGTTGTCCGTGCTGCCGTTGGTCATGTTGATGCCGTCGGCGAACATGTCGCGGATGCGCGAGTTCTTGATGGTGATCCGGTCGGTGTTGGCGCCCCAGTACAGGCACACCATGTGCTCGTTCCAGATGTTGTCGATGGTGATGTCGGAGACGTTGGCGAAGTCGAATACCTTGCCCGGGCCGTCGATGCGCGAGGTGTAGTTCCCGAAGTACGCGAAGCCAGCGAAGGACGAGCCCTTGGCGGTGCCTTCCGCGCGCCAGCCGATGTCGGTGTTGTCCTGGGAGGACGGGGCGTGGAAGCGGGTGAACCACGGTCCGGCGCCGACGACCTGCACGGCCTTGCCGTACACCTGGAACTTGCCGGCCGTCTGGTAGTCGCCGGGCGGCAGGTAGACGCCGACGAGCTTGCCGGTGGTGTCCATGCGGACCTTGTCCAGGGCGTTCTGCACGTCCTGGTGGGTGAAGCCGGCGGGCACCGTGTAGGTCGCCGGGTCCGGGTTGGGGATCGCGGTGGCCTGCTCCAGGCTCACGAAGTCGATCGCGTAGGTGGAGGTGTTGGCCGCGTCCTTCTGGAGGCGGATCCTGCTGCCCGGCGGGACGGTCTCGCCCAGCTGGATGTTGGCCTCGTCGTAGATGTGGCGCGGTGCGCCGGAGCCCGGCGAGTTGCCCGGCGAGGCCTCGGCTCCGTAGAGCCAGGCGTACTTGGAGGTCAGCGGCAGGGTCTTCTTGAGGGTGCCGTTGACGTAGACGTTGATGGTGGAGTCGATGCCGCCGCCGCCCGGCGCGTCCGGGATGGAGAAGCGGGTGACCAGCGTGTTGGTGGCGGCCCGGGTGGTGAACTCGACGTACTCGCCCGTCGCGTCCAGGTTGACCGCCTTGCGGCCGGAGGCCTCGCCGGCGATGTCGCCGATGGTCCGGTTCGGGCCGACGACGCCGGCTCCGCCGCCGACGACCCCGTCCTCCGCCTCGTACATGTCGAAGGGCATGTTCGCCCCGCGGCCCACGAAGAAGGACCTGCTGGAGGTGTTGTTGACGCGCTTGACCGGAAGCTCGTTGGCGTCGTCGGCGAGGACGACCTTCACGGTGTACCTGCCGTTCGCCGCGGGCCAGCTGCCGAGCGCGATCGGCGCGGTGGAGGCGCCCGCCGCCAGGGCGCCGCCGAAGGAGCCCGTGAACGTGCGCACGGTGGCGCCGCCCGCGTCCTGGAGGGTGAGGGTGACCGCGTGCGTGCCGGCCGCGGCCGCCACGGTGCCCTGGTTACGCACGGTGACGGTGAAGGCCACCGGCTGGCCGGCGGACGGGGCGCTCGGCGACCAGCCGACCGCCGAGGCGACCAGATCGGAGCTGTCGACGGGCCGTACCACCAGCGGTGATCCGGTGCGGCTGTTGTTGGTGTCGTTCTGCTCGACGACCGTGTCGGCCTCGTCGACGACGGCGCTCAGCGGGTACGTGCCCGCATCGCGCGCACCGATCCCGGCCGTGACGGTGACCGTCGCGCCGGCGGCCAGCGCGGGCACGGCCGCGGTGGCGACCTTCGTGCCGCCGAGCTGGAAGGTGACGGCCGTGGCGGGGGCCGGGGCCGGGCCGCTGTTCTTGACGGTGGCGGACAGCGTGACCGGGTCCGACTCCACCGGGGCGGCCGGGGCGGCGCTCAGTGCGGTGACCTCCAGATCGGGGTTGGGCGCGGGGACGCCGATGACCTGGAACTCGGCGATCTGACCGTTGGAGGAGCCGGTGTTGGAGGTGAAGCGCAGCTGGACGTCCGCGACGCGGGCGCCCAGCGGGATGGTGACGGTGTTGCCGGAGGCGGGGTTGAAGGCGTAGTCCTTGGCCGCGACCAGGCCGGTGACGCCCGAGGCGCTCTGCTCGCGGCCGAGGACCTGGATGTTCTGGGTGCGGGCGCCCCAGGCGGCGTCGGGGTTGAGCTTGAGGACGAGCCGGTCCACGTCGGCGTTGGCGCCGAGCTTGACCGTCAGCGTGCTCGGGTAGGCGCCGGCCGCGCCCTCCCAGTAGGTGCTGGTGCTGTTGTCGTTGGCGTTCTCCGCGACGAAGGTGTGGATCACGGAGGAGCCGGTGACGGGCTTGCCCACGGCCAGGTTGGAACCGCCGCCCCCGGAGCCGTTGCGGGTCACCTGGTTGCTGTCGCCGGAGCGGTTGCCCGCGGCGTCCTTCGCGCGGACGACGTAGCCGACCGTGGCGCTGGCGGGCTGGGCGTCGGTGTAGGTGGTGACGTTGCCCGCGACCGTGGTGCGCAGGACGTTGTTCGCGTAGACCTCGTAGCCGGTGACGCCCACGTTGTCGGTGGAGGCCTGCCAGGTGAGCTTGATCTGGCCGGCGGCCGGCTCGGTGAGGCTCAGGGAGGCCGGCGCGGTCGGGGCCTGGGTGTCGCCGCTGTCGCCGGCGCGGGTGACGGTGTTGCTGTTCGGCGACTGGTTGCCGGCCGCGTCCCTGGCCCGGACGAGGTAGGTGACGGTGGCGCCGGCGGGCTGGGTGTCGGTGTAGGTGGTGACGTTGCCGGCCACGCTGGTGCGCAGCTGGTTGTCGGCGTAGACGTCGTAGCCGGTGACGCCGACGTTGTCGGTGGCCGCCTGCCAGGTGAGCTTGATCTGGCCGGTGGCGGGTTCGGTGTAGGCGAGCGCGGTGGGGGCGGTCGGCGCCTGGGTGTCGCCGGTCTGCGGGCCGTAGATCTCCAGCTCGGAGAGCTGGCCGCCGGGCTGGACGGAGTTGAGCGATATCAGGACGCGGACGTAGCGGGTGGTCGCCGCGTCGAAGGAGAGGGTGACGGCGTTGTTGCCGGCCGCGTTGAAGTCGTAGGCCTTGGACGCGGTGAGGTCGGTGAAGTCGGAGCCGTTGGCGCTGCCCTGGAGCTTCAGGGTCTGGGTGCGGGGGCCCCAGTTCTCGGGCAGGCGCAGCACGACGCGGTCCACGCGCACGGAGGCGCCGAGGTCGGCCTGGATCCACTGCGGCAGGGCGTTGTTGACGCTCTCCCAGTAGCTGGCGCTGTTGCCGTCGTTGGCGTTGCCGGGGACGTAGACCTGCGTGTTGCTGCTGGCGGTCAGGGTCTTGCCGAGCGCCAGGTTGGCCGAGGATTCGCCGGGTGCGCGGACCTCCAGCTCGGAGAGCTGGCCGGCCTGCCACCCCGTGTTGGCGGTGATGTTGATCCTGACGTACCGGGTCTGGGTGGCGGGGAGGGTGATGGTCACCGTGTTCCCGCTGCCCTGGCCGAAGGTGTAGGTGGCCGAGTTCACCAGGGTGCTGAAGGCGGTGCCGTCGGCGCTGCCCTGCACGGACAGGGTCTGATTGCGGCTCTCCCAGGCGGCGGGCAGCTTGAGCACCACCTGGTCGACGCGGGTGGTCGCGCCCAGATCGGTCTGCACCCACTGCGGGAAGCCGCTCCCGGCGCTCTCCCAGTACGTGGACTGGTCGCCGTCGGTCACGTTGGCGGCGGTGTACGCGCCGTTGGCACTGCTCGCGGCCGCGGGGCGGCCCGCGGCGATGCTCGGTCCGCCGGCGGCCGCGGCGGTCAGGGCCGGCCAGCCCGTCATCAACAGGGCGGTGCTGATGAGGGCGGCCAGGGCCCGCCATCTCCAGTTGAGCCTTCTCATATGTCCTCGTCCCTCGGGCATGAGTTTTCTGAACCAGGTGAGATAGGAATTTGCGTCGTGCGGTGCGAGAGTTGCAGAGCACTGCCGAATCGTCTACACCCTGGACCGCACTTTCGCACCGTCATTCCTTGCGCAAGCTGGGCGCAATTGACGCAAGCGATTTGCGTGGACGAGGGAAATTCCGCTTGTGCCCGAGTCGACCTACCGTTGCTTCTCATGCGGTTCCCCCTCATGAGCGCTCGGCGCCTCGGGCTGCCCAGACGGGCCGCCTACCAGATCCTCCTCACCCAGCTGGCCATCGCCGGCGGGGTCGTCGCGTTGGCCACCGGCCTGTTCCTGGCCCCGCTCGGCGCACAGCTCGACGACCAGGCCATGCGGCGCGCCCTGGCCATCGCGCAGAGCGCCGCGGCCGATCCGTCACTGGCCGCCGACCTCCTGGAAGCAGGCCCCTCGGCCGACGGCCCGGTGCAGTCGGCGGCCGAGCGGATACGCCGGGCGACCGGTGCCGAGTACGTGGTCGTCGTCGACCTGAACGGCATCAGGCGCTCCCACCCCAGCGCCGACCGGATCGGCCTGCCCGTCTCCACCGATCCGGGGGACGCCCTGGCGGGACGCGAGGTCATGGAGATCGACGACGGCACCCTGGGCCGCTCCGCCCGCGGCAAGGTGCCGCTCCTCGCCGCCGACGGGGAGATCGTCGGCGCCGTCTCGGTGGGCATCGCCTACGACAGCGTCCGCGACCGGCTGCTGGGCGCCATCCCCGGACTGCTGGCCTACGCGGGCGGCGCCTTGGCCGCGGGCGCCCTGGCCGCCTACCTGGTGTCCCGCCGGATCCAGCGGCAGACCCGGGACCTGGCCTTCTCCGACATCGCCGGCCTGCTCGCGGAGCGCGAGGCCATGCTGCACTCCATCCGCGAGGGCGTCATCGGCCTCGACCGGCACGGCCGCGTCCGCCTGGTCAACGACGAGGCGACCCGCCTGCTGGGACTCGCCCCGGACTCCGCCGGCTCCCTGGCGGGGCGCCCGCTGGACGACGTGCTCGGTACCGGCCGCACCACCGACGTCCTCTCGGGCCGCGTCACCGGCCGCGACCTCCTGACCGTCCAGGGCCCGCGAGTCCTGGTCGCCAACCGGATGCCCACCCAGGACGGCGGCGCCGTGGCCACCCTGCGCGACCGCACCGAACTGGAGCACCTGGGGCGCGAGCTCGACTCCACCCGCGGCCTGATCGACGCCCTGCGCGCCCTCGACCACGAGCACGCCAACCGCCTCCACACCCTCCTCGGCCTGCTGGAGCTCGGCCTGCACGAGGAGGCGGTGGAGTTCGTGACCGAGGTCGTCGGCGTGCACCGCAGCACCGCCGAACAGGTCACGGAGAAGGTCCACGACCCCCTGCTGGCCGCCCTCCTCGTGGGCAAGGCGACCGTGGCGGCGGAGCGCGGGGTCCCCCTGCGCCTCGCCCCGGCCACCCTGCTGCCCGACCGCCTGGTGGACCCGGGCGGACTGGTCACGATCGTCGGCAATCTGGTCGACAACGCCCTGGACGCCGCCGTCGGCTCGGCGGCGCCCCTGGTCGAGGTGGACCTGCGCGCCGACGGCCGCACGGCCGTCCTGCGGGTGCGCGACAGCGGGCCCGGCGTGCCGGAGGCGCAGCGCGAGGAGATCTTCACGGAGGGCTGGTCGACCAAACAGGCCCGGGCCCACCGCGAACGCGGGCTGGGCCTGGCCCTCGTACGCCGCCTCGCGGAGCGTCAGGGCGGCACCGCCCGGGCCGGCGAAGCAGCGGACGGAGGGGCGGAGTTCTCCGTCGTACTCCCGGAGGCCCTGCGGTGAACGGGACCCCGATCCACGTATTGGTCGTCGACGACGACGTGCGTGTTGCCAGGATCAACGCGGCGTACGTGGCGAAGGTTCCCGGTTTCCGGGTCACCGCCCAGGTCCACTCGGCCGCCGAGGCCTTCGCCTTCCTCACCGCCCACCGGGTGGACCTGATCCTCCTCGACCACTACCTGCCCGACGAGAACGGCCTCGACCTGGTCCGCCGCCTGCGCCAGCTCGGCCACGGCACCGACGTCATGATGGTCACGGCCGCCCGCGACCTCGCCACCGTCCAGAGCGCCATGCGCCTCGGCGCCCTCCAGTACCTGGTCAAGCCCTTCACCTTCACCGGCCTGCGCAGCCGGCTGGAGGCGTACGGCGCGCTGCGCCGCACCCTGGAGACCGGCGGCGAGGCCGAGCAGGCCGAGGTGGACCGCATCTTCGGAGCCCTCGCGGCCGCCGGCTCCCCCAACGAGCTGCCCAAGGGCCACTCCCCCACCACAGCGGAGCTCGTCCGCCAGGTGCTCCGGTCCGCCGACGGCCCGCTGTCCACGCAGCAGATCGCCGACCGGGCCGGCATCAGCCGCCAGACCGCACAGCGCTACGTCAAACTCCTCGACCGCGCGGGCCGGGTCACCCTGGCCCTGCGCTACGGCGAGACCGGCCGCCCGGAGCACCGCTACACCTGGGTGCCCTCGGAGGGCGCCTGAGCGGCGGCGCTCCGGACCGCCTCAGACCGCTCCGGCACCGGTCAGCGACCGGACCTCGGTCTCCGCGTGCTTCGCCAAGTCCGGTTCCTCGACCGAGGTGACGGTGCCCAGCCAGCCCGCCAGGAAGCCCAGCGGGATCGAGACGATGCCCGGGTTCTGGAGCGGGAACAGCTGGAAGTCCGCACCCGGGAAGAGCGATTCGGGGCTGCCGGACACCACCGGCGAGACCACCACCAGTAGCATCGCCGGCACCAGCCCGCCGTACACCGACCAGACGGCTCCGCGCGTCGTGAACCCGCGCCAGAAGAGCGAGTACAGCAGCACCGGCAGGTTGGCGGACGCGGCCACGGCGAAGGCCAGACCGACCAGGAAGGCCACGTTCAGGTCTTGGGCGAGCAGGCCGAGGCCGATGGCCGCGGCCCCGATGCCGACGGCTGCGGCCCGCGCCACCGCGACCTCGCTGCGCTGCCGGGCGTGCCGGCGCTTGAGCGAGGCGTACAGGTCGTGCGCGACGGAGGCCGAGGAGGCCAGGGTGATCCCGGCGACCACGGCGAGGATGGTGGCGAAGGCGATGGCCGCCACGACGGCGAACAGCACCGCGCCCCCGGTGGAGCCGGCGCCCCCGCCGAGGTGGGCGGCCAGCAGCGGTACGGCCGTGTTCCCGGAGGCGTTGGACGCGCGCACCGCGTCCGGCCCCACCAGAGCGGCCGCACCGAAGCCGAGCACGATGGTCATCAGGTAGAAACCGCCGATGAGCGCGATGGCCCAGACCACCGACCGGCGCGCGGCGCGCGCCGTGGGCACCGTGTAGAAGCGCGAGAGGATGTGCGGCAGCCCGGCCGTGCCGAGGACGAGCGCGAGGCCGAGGCTGATGAAGTCGACCCGGGAGGTCCAGTCGGCGCCGTACTTCAGCCCCGGGCCCAGGAACCGCATCCCGTGCCCGCTGCGGTCGGCTGCGCTGGTGAGGAGCTGGTCGAAGTTCCCGTGGAAACGGAGCAGGACGAGCACGGTCAGGGTGATCGCGCCGCCCATGAGCAGGACGGCCTTGACGATCTGGATCCAGGTGGTGGCCCGCATGCCGCCGAAGGAGACGTAGACCACCATCAGCGCGCCCACCCCGACCACGGTCAGGGTGCGGGCGGTACCGCCCGAAGTGCCGAGCAGCAGGGCGACCAGACTGCCCGCGCCGACCATCTGGGCGACGAGGTACAGCACCGAGACGACGACGGAGGAGGCACCGGCCGCGATCCGGACCGGCCGCTCGCTCATCCGGGCGGCGACCACGTCGGCGAGGGTGAACCGGCCGCAGTTGCGCACCAGTTCGGCGACCAGGAAGAGCACGACCAGCCAGGCGACCAGGAAGCCCACCGAGTACAGCATGCCGTCGTAGCCGAACAGGGCGATCAGGCCGGAGATGCCGAGGAAGGAGGCGGCGGACATGTAGTCGCCCGCGATGGCGAACCCGTTCTCCAGCGGGGAGAACAGCCGGCCGCCCGCGTAGAACTCCTCCGCGGAGCCGTGCCGGTTGCGGCTGACCCAGGTGGTGATGCCCAGGGTCACCGCGATGACGAGGCTGAAGAGGATCAGCGCGAGGGTCTGGTGCTCGGTGTTCACCGGCCGCTCCCCGTCGCCCGGGTGCGCTCCTGGTCGCGCTCCTGCTCGAAGACGGTCCAGCGCAGGTCGAGCGCGGCCCGGTCCCGGCGCAGCCGTGCGTGCCGGGCGTACGCCCAGGTCAACAGGAAGGTGCTGAGGAACTGGCCGAGTCCGGCCAGCATCGCCACGTTGACCGCACCCGCCACGGGCCGGGCCATGAACTCCGGGGCCGCGGTCGCGGCGACGACGTAGGCGACGTACCAGAGGAAGAAACCGATGGTCGCCGGGACGACGAACCGCCGGTACCGGCTGCGGACCTCCTGGAAGGCGGCGCTGCGCTGCACTTCGAGGTAGATGTGGGACGCGCCGGGCGCGGGCCGGCCGCTCTGGGCCGGGATCGGCGGGGAGGTGTCCCCGCCCTCGCCCCAGCCGACGGCCAGCGCGTCGTACCAGGGGTCGTCGAGCCGGATCGTTCCGGCATCCCGCCCTTCGTGCTTCTCCACCGAACTCTCCTTGTCCGCCGCCGCATTGGCCGCGTGGCACAAGGATGTGGTCATTGGTGGCTTTCCGGACTCATCTGCCGCCGCCCTTCACCCCATCAGGTGAGGGAGCGAAGGGCATCCGTGTGCCTTGCCGACAGCGGAGTTGACGGCGGCGGCCGGTGGCGGGCGGCCGGCCGGTCAGGCGTCGATGCGGGAGCGGTCCAGGGTCGCCGCGGAGCTGGTGATGAACTCCTTGCGCGGGGCCACCTCGTTGCCCATCAACAGGTCGAACGCCTGCTCGGCCCCCTCCAGGTCGCCGATGTTGATCCGGCGCAGGGTGCGGAAGCGCGGGTCCATGGTGGTCTCCGCCAGCTGGTCCGCGTCCATCTCGCCGAGGCCCTTGTAGCGCTGGATCGAGTCCTTGTACCGGATGTTCTTGCGCTGGTACTCCAGCAGCGTCCGGCGCAGCTCGGCGTCCGAGTACGTGTAGACGTACTTGTCCTGGCCCTTCTTGGGCTGGACCAGCTCGATCCGGTGCAGCGGCGGCACGGCCGCGAAGATCCGCCCCGCCTCGACCATCGGGCGCATGTACCGCTGGAAGAGCGTGAGCAGCAGGCAGCGGATGTGCGCGCCGTCCACGTCGGCGTCGACGAGCAGGACGATCTTTCCGTACCGGGCGGCGTCGATGTCGAAGGTCCGGCCCGACCCGGCTCCTATGACCTGGATGATCGCCCCGCACTCGGCGTTCTTGAGCATGTCCGAGACCGAGGACTTCTGAACGTTGAGGATCTTGCCGCGGATGGGCAGGAGGGCCTGGAACTCCGAGTTCCGGGCGAGCTTCGCGGTGCCCAGGGCGGAGTCGCCCTCGACGATGAAGAGCTCGCTGCGGTCCACGTCGTCGCTGCGGCAGTCGGCCAGCTTGGCAGGGAGCGAGGAGGACTCCAGGGCGGTCTTGCGGCGCTGCGCCTCCTTGTGCTGGCGGGCGGCGATCCGGGTGCGCGCGGCCGCGACGATCTTCTCCATCACGGAGCGGGCCTGCTGCTTGTCGTCGCGCTTGGTCGAGGTCAGGAAGGCCTTCAGCTCCTTGGCGACCACGGCCGCCACGATTCGCGTCGCGGCCGAGGTGCCGAGCACCTCCTTGGTCTGGCCCTCGAACTGCGGCTCGGCGAGCCGCACGGTGACGACGGCCGTCATGCCCTCCATCGCGTCGTCCTTGACCACGTCGTCCTCCGCGACGCGCAGCAGCTTCGCGGAGCGCAGGACCTCGTTCACGGTCTTGGCGACCGAGCGCTCGAAGCCGGAGACGTGGGTGCCGCCCTTGGGGGTGGCGATGATGTTCACGAAGGACTTGACATTGGTCTCGTACCCCGTGCCCCAGCGCAGGGCGATGTCCACGCCCAGCTCGCGGGTGACCTCGGTGGGGGTCATGTGGCCGCGGTCGTCGAGGACGGGGACGGTCTCCTTGAACGTTCCGGTCCCGGTCAGGCGCAGCACGTCGCAGACGGCCTTGTCCTGCGCGAGGTACTCGCAGAACTCGCTGATGCCCCCGTCGAAGCGGAAGGTCTCCTCCGTCTTGCCGGCGCCGTCGATCCCCCGCTCGTCGCGTACGACCAGGGTCAGGCCGGGGACGAGGAAGGCGGTCTGGCGGGCGCGCTGGTAGAGCGTCTCCAGGTTGAGCCGGGCGTCCTTCAGGAAGATCTGGCGGTCGGCCCAGTAGCGGACCCGGGTGCCGGTGCGGCCCTTGGGTACCCGTTTGACCTTGCGCAGTCCGTTGGCCGGGTCGAAGGGGCTGTCGGGGCCCTGCTCGGTGAACATCCCCGGGACGCCGCGGCGGAAGCTGATGCCGTGGGTGGCGCTGTTGCGGTCGACCTCGACGTCGAGGCGGGCGGAGAGCGCGTTGACCACCGAGGCGCCGACGCCGTGCAGGCCGCCGGAGGCCGCGTACGACCCGCCGCCGAACTTGCCGCCGGCGTGCAGCTTGGTCATGACGACCTCGACGCCGGACAGGCCGGTCTTGGGCTCGACGTCCACGGGGATGCCGCGGCCGTTGTCCCGGACCTCCACGGAGGAGTCCTCGTGGAGGATGACCTCGATGTGGTCGCAGTACCCGCCCAGGGCCTCGTCGACGGAATTGTCGATGATCTCCCACAGGCAGTGCATCAGGCCCCGGCTGTCGGTGGACCCGATATACATGCCGGGGCGCTTGCGGACGGCCTCCAGCCCTTCGAGGACGAGCAGGTGCCGCGCGGTGTAGTTGGAACCGTCCCGGTCTGCTCCGGACAGCAGCGCGCTGGAAGGCACGGACGTGTCGGCGGTCACGCAGTTCGCTCCTCGCTGAATTTCTTTTCTGGCCCGGTCGGGCGCAGAGCTGGCTGGGGTGCCGGTGGAAGGGTACCGAGGCCTGGTAGAGCCGATGCAACGCCATCCACGCGTGCGCCTCAGCCTAGTGCAGGTCCGCACGGATGTTCGATCCCCCGTGGGGGTGAAGCAAACATCACGTTCCCTTCCAGGCATGAACCATTTAGTGTTCGGGCACGTCCTCATGAACAACCTGGCACTCACGCCAGGCAGGATGGAACTGCAACAAGCGAACGACTGACAACGCGAAACCGTAAAGCAACGCAATACGGCTCCTTCGCCGCCAACCGGCAGCAGCCGGCCAGCTTCGGAAGGAAGTTTCGAGGAAAAGCCGCGAGCGGGAACGTTTTCGGCCTGGTTGGATGTTGACCCTGGTACGACAGCTCGTCGAGCTAGAGAAGAGGCGACGTGACTACTGTTCTGACACCCGCGACCCCGCTGACGGCCGCTGACCGATGCGACCGTTGCGGCGCCCAGGCATATCTGCGCGTCGTCCTGCTGAGCGGCGGTGAACTGCTCTTCTGCGCCCACCACGGCCGCAAGTTCGAGCCGGAACTCAAGAAGATCGCCGCGGAAATACAGGATGAGACCGAGCGGCTCACGTCCGCTCCGGCAGCCCCTGCCGAACCCGAGGACCGCTGACACAAGGCCTGCACCTCACATCCGACGAGCCAGGACCGGCCAGGCCGGTCGACGGGCGGTACCCCTGAGACCCGGGGGCGCCGCCCGTACTCACGTCGCCGTCCGCTCCCCCGCGCGGGAAGCGGACGGCGGCGGGCTCGCGTCCCGGGCGCACCAGGGCGCCCCGAACCCGTTCCGTGCGGGTTCGGGGCGCCCTGGCGCGTCCGGCTGCCCCCGTCGGCTATCCGGTCCGTTCTGCGGCGTGCCCCTCCACGGGCCCTGTGGCCGCTCCGGAGCCGCTCCGGACGGCCGCGGCGACCTCCCGCCCGCCGCCGCTCTCCGAGCCCGTCACGAAGCCGGTGAGCGGCGCGATCCGCGTGTAGACCCCCGGACTGTCGGCCCGCCCGCAGCCGCGGCCCCACGACACCAGCCCGATCAGCCGCCCCTGCGCGACCAGCGGCCCGCCGCTGTCCCCCTGGCAGGCGTCCTTGCCGCCCCGCCCGTCCCCGGCGCACACCATGGACTCCGCCCGGTACTGGCCGTCCGCGTCCCCCGGGTAGGCCCGCTCGCAGACCTCGTCCGCCAGGACGGTCACCGGCGCCGCACGCAGCCCGTACGCGTAGTCACCGAATCCGCTCGTGTCGCCCCATCCGTAGACCGCCGCCTCGGTACCGGGCGCGTAGGCGGGGTGCCCGGCGGCGGCCACGGGGAGCACGTAGTGCGCCGGCACCGCTTCGGCGAGTTCCAGTACGGCCAGGTCCCCGGCGTTGCTCACGGGGTCGTAGGCCGGGTTCACCCGGGCGCCGCGCACGGCGATCTCGCGGCCGTCGGCCGCCCGCAGTTCCGTGCGCCCGGCGACGACCCGGAAGTCCGCCACGGACTCGACGGGCCCGCCCAGCACCTCGCGGCCCAGGCAGTGGGCCGCGGTCACCACGGTGGTCGGGGACACGATGACGCCCCCGCAGAACTGTCCGCCCCGCGTACCCCCGAACCGGTCACGGCTGGCGAGGGCCACCACCCAGGGGCTGTCGGCGGCCTTCACCGGCTTCCCGCCGATGACCACGCTGTCCGCGGCCGCCAGCGGCGCCTGGGCCAGCGGCGCCGCGGCCGTGCCGGCCGCGAGGGTCAGCGCGCCCGCCAGAGCGCGGGCGAAGGGACGACGCATGAGGCCTCCTGACTCCGAGTGTGCATGACTCCACCCAGAGTGGGATGCCCGGTGGCCGAGCGCACCCGCGCGACCACCGGCAGCGGCCCCCGCCGCTCAGTCCAGGTAGTCGCGCAGCACCTGGGAGCGGGAGGGGTGGCGCAGCTTCGACATCGTCTTCGACTCGATCTGGCGGATCCGCTCGCGCGTCACGCCGTAGACCTTGCCGATCTCGTCGAGGGTCTTCGGCTGGCCGTCCGTGAGGCCGAAGCGCATGGAGACCACGCCGGCCTCGCGCTCGCTGAGGGTGTCCAGGACCGAGTGCAACTGCTCCTGCAGCAGCGTGAAGCTCACGGCGTCGGCCGGGACGACGGCCTCGGAGTCCTCGATGAGGTCGCCGAACTCGCTGTCGCCGTCCTCGCCGAGCGGGGTGTGCAGGGAAATCGGCTCGCGGCCGTACTTCTGGACCTCGATGACCTTCTCGGGGGTCATGTCGAGTTCCTTGGCCAGCTCCTCCGGGGTGGGCTCGCGGCCCAGGTCCTGGAGCATCTGGCGCTGCACGCGGGCGAGCTTGTTGATGACCTCGACCATGTGGACCGGGATGCGGATGGTCCGGGCCTGGTCGGCCATGGCCCGGGTGATCGCCTGCCGGATCCACCACGTGGCGTACGTGGAGAATTTGTAGCCCTTGGTGTAGTCGAACTTCTCGACGGCGCGGATCAGACCCAGGTTGCCCTCCTGGATCAGGTCCAGGAAGAGCATGCCGCGGCCGGTGTAGCGCTTGGCGAGGGAGACCACGAGGCGGAGGTTGGCCTCCAGCAGGTGGTTCTT
Above is a window of Streptomyces subrutilus DNA encoding:
- a CDS encoding discoidin domain-containing protein — translated: MRRLNWRWRALAALISTALLMTGWPALTAAAAGGPSIAAGRPAAASSANGAYTAANVTDGDQSTYWESAGSGFPQWVQTDLGATTRVDQVVLKLPAAWESRNQTLSVQGSADGTAFSTLVNSATYTFGQGSGNTVTITLPATQTRYVRINITANTGWQAGQLSELEVRAPGESSANLALGKTLTASSNTQVYVPGNANDGNSASYWESVNNALPQWIQADLGASVRVDRVVLRLPENWGPRTQTLKLQGSANGSDFTDLTASKAYDFNAAGNNAVTLSFDAATTRYVRVLISLNSVQPGGQLSELEIYGPQTGDTQAPTAPTALAYTEPATGQIKLTWQAATDNVGVTGYDVYADNQLRTSVAGNVTTYTDTQPAGATVTYLVRARDAAGNQSPNSNTVTRAGDSGDTQAPTAPASLSLTEPAAGQIKLTWQASTDNVGVTGYEVYANNVLRTTVAGNVTTYTDAQPASATVGYVVRAKDAAGNRSGDSNQVTRNGSGGGGSNLAVGKPVTGSSVIHTFVAENANDNSTSTYWEGAAGAYPSTLTVKLGANADVDRLVLKLNPDAAWGARTQNIQVLGREQSASGVTGLVAAKDYAFNPASGNTVTIPLGARVADVQLRFTSNTGSSNGQIAEFQVIGVPAPNPDLEVTALSAAPAAPVESDPVTLSATVKNSGPAPAPATAVTFQLGGTKVATAAVPALAAGATVTVTAGIGARDAGTYPLSAVVDEADTVVEQNDTNNSRTGSPLVVRPVDSSDLVASAVGWSPSAPSAGQPVAFTVTVRNQGTVAAAAGTHAVTLTLQDAGGATVRTFTGSFGGALAAGASTAPIALGSWPAANGRYTVKVVLADDANELPVKRVNNTSSRSFFVGRGANMPFDMYEAEDGVVGGGAGVVGPNRTIGDIAGEASGRKAVNLDATGEYVEFTTRAATNTLVTRFSIPDAPGGGGIDSTINVYVNGTLKKTLPLTSKYAWLYGAEASPGNSPGSGAPRHIYDEANIQLGETVPPGSRIRLQKDAANTSTYAIDFVSLEQATAIPNPDPATYTVPAGFTHQDVQNALDKVRMDTTGKLVGVYLPPGDYQTAGKFQVYGKAVQVVGAGPWFTRFHAPSSQDNTDIGWRAEGTAKGSSFAGFAYFGNYTSRIDGPGKVFDFANVSDITIDNIWNEHMVCLYWGANTDRITIKNSRIRDMFADGINMTNGSTDNLVTNNEARATGDDSFALFSAIDAGGADMKNNVYENLTTILTWRAAGVAVYGGFNNTFRNIHIADTLVYSGITISSLDFGYPMNGFGTDPTTFENISIVRSGGHFWGAQTFPGIWIFSASKVFQGIRINNVDIVDPTYSGIMFQTQYVGGQPVNPIKDTILRDITITGARKSGDAFDAKSGFGLWANEMPEAGQGPAVGEVTIHNLKTSDNAVDVRNTTSTFRINQLP
- a CDS encoding sensor histidine kinase codes for the protein MSARRLGLPRRAAYQILLTQLAIAGGVVALATGLFLAPLGAQLDDQAMRRALAIAQSAAADPSLAADLLEAGPSADGPVQSAAERIRRATGAEYVVVVDLNGIRRSHPSADRIGLPVSTDPGDALAGREVMEIDDGTLGRSARGKVPLLAADGEIVGAVSVGIAYDSVRDRLLGAIPGLLAYAGGALAAGALAAYLVSRRIQRQTRDLAFSDIAGLLAEREAMLHSIREGVIGLDRHGRVRLVNDEATRLLGLAPDSAGSLAGRPLDDVLGTGRTTDVLSGRVTGRDLLTVQGPRVLVANRMPTQDGGAVATLRDRTELEHLGRELDSTRGLIDALRALDHEHANRLHTLLGLLELGLHEEAVEFVTEVVGVHRSTAEQVTEKVHDPLLAALLVGKATVAAERGVPLRLAPATLLPDRLVDPGGLVTIVGNLVDNALDAAVGSAAPLVEVDLRADGRTAVLRVRDSGPGVPEAQREEIFTEGWSTKQARAHRERGLGLALVRRLAERQGGTARAGEAADGGAEFSVVLPEALR
- a CDS encoding response regulator; the protein is MNGTPIHVLVVDDDVRVARINAAYVAKVPGFRVTAQVHSAAEAFAFLTAHRVDLILLDHYLPDENGLDLVRRLRQLGHGTDVMMVTAARDLATVQSAMRLGALQYLVKPFTFTGLRSRLEAYGALRRTLETGGEAEQAEVDRIFGALAAAGSPNELPKGHSPTTAELVRQVLRSADGPLSTQQIADRAGISRQTAQRYVKLLDRAGRVTLALRYGETGRPEHRYTWVPSEGA